A window of Stutzerimonas stutzeri genomic DNA:
GGGTCGATGACAGTGATTCGCTCGACCGCGCGTTGTTCACCCTCGACGAGCAGGAGCTGGCCCAGTACGGGGTGGTCCTGGAGGCGCATCTGGATCGTGTCACGACTTTTAGCGTCGGCCAGATACGAGTCGGCGGCCGACTGGCGAGCTATTACGGTACACAGCGCCTCACCCAGGACAACGCAGGCAACGAGGTCTATGGCGGCTCCGATCTGGTGGTCGTCAATGGCGACTTCGAGGCGCTGCTGGAGCTGGATCTCCCGGAAACCACACGCTTGGCGGTCAGTCAGGCGCAGGTCTATGACGAAGCGGCGTCGGCCTGTTATCGGCAATTCTTCGCTTCACGTCGCAATTACGATATCGCTCAGGGCATCGATGGCCGTGGACAGCCGCGCTCCGGCGTCCTTGAGCAGTCCTGGCGTATAGGTGGCGCTAGCAGCGCGGAGATTGCCGCGCTGGAAATTTTCAAACAGGGGGCCTCCACTCGGGCGGTGCGGGCATCGTCGCTCGAGTTCTACGGACAGCAGCAGAGCGCGCCGGCCGGGGCGAGCGTGCTGTATCGGGACGAAGACGCCGATGTTGGTTTCATTACCAAGTGTGTGATGGTGGAGGAATATGGCGACGCATAGCGAGATGGTCGACATCCTGGTCGGTGATGAACACATTGCCGGTACGTTTCTCACACCTCCAGCGAAGATGCCTGGCGTGCTCTTCGTGCATGGTTGGGGTGGCAGCCAGCAACGTGATCTCAGCCGCGCGCGCGGCATCGCCGGGCTCGGTTGCGTCTGCCTGTCGTTCGACCTGCGAGGCCATGCGCAAACCCGTGCACAGCAGGAAACGGTAACCCGCGAACAGAACCTCGACGATCTGCTGGCAGCCTATGACCTGCTTGCCCAGCATCCTCATATCGACTCTTCGGCGATCGCCGTGGTCGGCACCAGCTACGGCGGTTACCTGGCGGCGATTCTCACCGCATTGCGTCCGGTGAAATGGTTGGCGCTGCGCGTACCGGCCTTGTACCTCGACGGGGAGTGGCAGGTGCCCAAGCGTCGGCTTGATCGGGAACTGCTCAACCAGCTACGTAGCAGGCGCGTGCGGCCGGAGGAAAATCGTGCGCTGGCGGCTTGCGCGGAGTTTCGAGGTGACGTGCTGATCGTCGAGTCCGAACACGACACCTTCGTTCCTCACGAAACGATCATGAGTTATCGCGCTGCCTTCCACGGTACCCAGTCGCTGACGCATCGCATCATCGGCGGTGCCGACCACGCCCTGAGCAACGAGCGTTGTCAGGAAGCCTATACCTCGATTCTGGTGAACTGGGCGACCGAGATGATTATCGGCGCGCGCCTCGACGAGAAATCCGCTGAGGGCTTCAAGGCGGTTGAAGAATCCTAAGCCGGGACCGTCAGAGGTGATCACCTGCAAAGGCTTCGTCCGGGGAAGGCGGCCTACCTAGGCTGGGCTTCAGCGCAGCGCCGGTAATGACTCGATGCGCCGAGGCGGCGTATGTCGAGTGAGCCTATCGATGTCTGCCGGGTCGGCGCGTGTTGGCCCGTCAATGCGGCTCACCGCGGATGTGTTGGCGGTGGCGTCGGGCCGACGAAACGGCTCCAGCGCCGGTCGAGCACCTGTTGCTTGAGCACCTCGATGACGTCGACCAGCAGTTCTTCCAATGCCAGGTCGGTCTGCTCATCCTGATACACCCAAGCGTCGAAGAACTCGTCAGCCAGATTGCCCGCCAGTGTCTGAAACTGCGCGCCGCGCATGCCTTCGACAGCGCCTTGCAGCAGCCGCGAGGCGATGTCGCTAAGGGCGTCGTCAAGCGTGCTGGCTAGACGGTTACCCAGTGGCAGCTTGCGCAGGTTGTGCATCTCGGGGTTGTTCTGCAGCGCCTGGTGAATCAGCTGGCTGACGTAGCCTTCGATGGCCCCTCGATTGTCGCGATAACCGGTTTCCAGCATGGCTTGCAGGCGCCGTGAAATGTCGTTCAGCACGCGCTGCTTGCGCGGCCGGACCACCTCCTGCAGCAGGCGTCGCGACAAGTCATCGCTGGCGCCGATCTCCTGCTGCAGGCGGCCGAACAGGCGCACCATCACCCGATCGGAAAGCTCTTCGATCAGCAAGTAGTAATAGCGGCTGAAAACGCCGTAAATCGCCCAGCGCCGCATGTCGATCAGGCCCAGGCGCTGCAGGCGGATCAGCAACGAGCCCACGCGCAATACCCGTAGCCAGCGCAGCCCGGCCAGGGGGATGCAGCCAAGCACGTCGTACCAGTGGGCGAACGGGTAGTAGTACCAGCGCGCATAGCGGCGTTCGAACAGGGCCACGGTCCAGCCAAGTACGACGTCGAGCACGAAGATGGCCACGAACCCCAGGTCGATGTACTGGAAGTTCGCGTGAATGGTCTGCTGGTAGTTCTCATGCAGCCTTGGCGCGAGGCTCGCCAGTGCGGCGTTGACGGGATGCAGCGCAAACAGGCTGTCGAACAGGATCAGCGCGAGGTTTGCGCAGACCAGCAAGACGATGAACGCTTCCCAAACGGCATGCAGGCCATCGCGCCGCCGTGCCTGTTGCGCGACGGTCGGCTCAGTCATTCGCGGGGCTTCGCTGCGGCTGGCTGCCAGAGAATCTCTCCGCAACCTTGGCGCCGGGCGATCAGGCGGGCGGCGACGAACAGGGCATCGGAAAGGCGGTTCAGATAGGCGAGCAGTACCGGGCGCACTGCTTCGCTGGCGTTCAGCTGCTGGCAACGGCGTTCGGCTGTTCGCGCCATGCTGCGGCACAGGTGGGCGAGGGCGATCAGACGGGACCCACCGGGCAGAATGAATTCCTTAAGCGGCCCGAGCTCCTGGTTCCAATTGTCGATGGCCTGTTCCAATCGCCCGACTTCCGCTTCCTGCAGTGCCTGGTAATCAGGCATCGCCAGTTCGCCACCGAGGTCGAACAAGCGATGCTGACAGGGCGCAAAGACGCTGATCAGCTCGTCGAGCGCTGGCCATTGCACCTGTGCCTCCGCCAGTTCGGCCAGTAGCAGCCCGAGCTGGCTGTTCAGCGTGTCGACCTCGCCCATGGCCTCCACACGGGGATGGTCCTTGGGTACCCGGCGGCCGTCGCCGAGGCCGGTTTCGCCGGTGTCGCCAGTGCGGGTGTAGATCTTCGAAAGTCGATTGCCCATGCGTTTATCCCTTGTGTTCAGGCTGTGGCTGGCTCGGCGGGCGAGGTCAGCGGCAGGCGCAGGGTGAAGGTGGAGCCTTGCCCGGGTTGGCACTGCACCTCCATCTGACCCTGATGATTGTTGGTGATGATGAAATACGAGACGGAAAGACCCAGTCCGGTTCCCTGGCCGACTTCCTTGGTGGTGAAGAATGGCTCGAAGATGCGTTTGCGCACATTTTCCGGAATACCTCCACCGTTGTCCTCCACCTGGATTTCCGCCCAAGGTGGATTCAGGCGCGTGCGCAGGATGATCTGCCCAGGCCTCCCGGTCTGGTGTGTATGGATGGCCTGAGCGGCGTTCTTCAGCAGATTGAGCAGCACCTGCTCCAGTTCATTGCCGATGCACGGCACGCGGTCTACGCGCGGATCGAAATCGCGGACGATGTCGATGGCCTTGAAGTCGAAGCCCTCCATCAGCGCGAAGTCGTTGCCGGCGATCTCCAGCGCCTGGTCGATCAGCATCGGCAGGTGGCAGTCGGCCAGTTGGCGGTTGCTCTTCCGGCTGAAGCTGAGCATGTGGCTGACGATCTTCGCCGCGCGTGAGCCTGCCTGTTGGATGCCGTCGAGCAGCTGCGGCACTTCACGGCGTTGCAGGTACTGGTTGACCGCCTCCAGCCGCACGCCGGTCTCCTCTGCCGCCTCACGATTGCGCTCGAGTTCCGGCGAGAGGCGGCGGCGAATGTTCTGTGCGTTGTGCAGGATGGCACCGAGGGGGTTGTTGATCTCGTGGGCCATGCCGGCGGCCAGGCTGCCGACCGAAAGCATTTTTTCCGACTGCACCATCATTTCTTCCATGTTGATGCGCTGGGTGATGTCGTCGATGCGGATCACCACCCCGCGGCCGCCAGTGCCCGTCAGCGGATAGCAGGTCAGCGCATAGTGGCGCGGCTCGTCGTTGCGCAGCCAGGTCACTCGTTCGACTTTCTCAACCACGTGCTGCTCCGAAGTGCGCCGAATTTGCGCGAGGAACGGTCGGAGTGGTTCGAAGGCGACGAACACCGGCTGGTTGAGCGCATCATCCAATGGCGTTCCGGAAAGGCTGGTGGCTTCCTGGTTCCATTGGGTGACATAGAGCTGCTCATCAAGGGCGATCAGCGCCGAGGGCATCGAGTCGATGATGCTGTTGAGGTATTTCTGAAAGCCGGTCAGCTTCTGCTCGATCTTGCTGCGCACCTGCACTTCCAGCTCCAGCTTGCGATTGGAGTGACGGGTCTCCTCGGCCAGTCCCTGGGCGTGGTCGAACGCTTCCTGGGCGTCGTCGCGGGCGCGCTTGAGCTGCTGCTCGCGGGCTTCCATGCGCGACAGCATGGTGTTGAACGCATCGGCCAGCCGACCGATCTCGTCCTGATTGCCGGGCTCGGCGCGCAGCGAGTAATCCTCCTCGCGGGTGACCTGGCGCGACAGCGCCTCCAGGTCGCGAATCGGTCGGGTGATCAGTTGGCGAATCTGCCGGGCGACCAGTACCCATAGCAGCAGGCTGGCAACGAGAATCGCCAGGCTCGCCGTCAGAGTGCCGGTATAGAAGGCGCCCGGCAGCTCGCTGCTGGCCACCATTAGCAGGTATCCGGCGCTGCCGTCCGGTTGCGGCAGCCTGACCAGCAGATTGGCGCGAATCTCGCCCGCGCGCCATTGGGCGACCTCACCAAGTTGTTCCGGCAGGCGCAGCCGTTCACCTTGCTGCAGTTGCGCGAGGCTGTTGCCGTCGCGGTCGTAGATCATCGCCGCGCGCAATGGCGCATAACCTTCCAGGCGCTCGAGCAATGCTCTGGCCGCCTCCGGAGACGACAGCGCGCGAGTGCTCAGCTGTTCGGTGGCGAACAGCTCGCCAAGGGTGTGCATCGCCTGCGGTGCCACGCTCTGCCGCGAGATCCAGTAGGCCGCGCTGATAAAGGTGAGATTGGAGACCAGCAGAACGGCGGCAAGCAGAACGAGGAGGGCGAGCAGCAGTTTGCGGCCGACTGGAAGGTTTTCGAGGCGCTGACGCAGGATCATTGGCGGGCACGGCGTAGCAGAGGGTTTCTGCAGGGTAGCCGGGGCTCAGTCGGTGGGCAATCCGCGCTGGCTCAGGTGTTCGCGCAGGCGACGATGCAGTTCGTGCAGCCGCGGCACGGCCAGACCAAGGGAATCCGCGCTACGGCAGGCATGGCCGAGCAGATAGGCGATTTCTGTGCGGCGGCCGAGCCGCACATCCTGATACATGGACGAGTAGTTGGCAGCCGTCGCTTCGATCACCCGCCGCACCTCCCGCTCCAGATCCTCGGCGGCAGCTGCCTGGTCACAAGCGGTGAGCAGCTCGGTCAGTTCTTCGCAGAGCTCGCTGAGCTGCTGACGATGTTGCAGCAGTTCACCGTTGCGACAATCGTGAAGCACGGTCAGAGGGTTGATTGCGCAGTTCAGTGCCAGCTTGCGCCACAGGCGCGCCAGAATGTTTGTGCTCCAGATATGCGGGATGCCGGCACGGTCCAGGTCCTCCAGCCAGGCAGGCGCGTTGCCGCCGCCGGAGTCGCCCAGCCAGTTCTGCCCGTGTCCGGCGAACACCACGTGCATCGGGCCGTCGCGATAGGCGCCTTCGGTACTCGAGACGAAAATACAGCGCGCCTGGGGCCAGCGCTCGGCAATCGCCTGTTGGCTGCCAAGGCCGTTCTGCAGCAGTAGAATTTCGCAGTTCGGGGTGAGGCGCTGCGCCAACGGGGCAATCGCGGCTTCCGCATCGTAGGCCTTGCATGCGACCAGCAGCCGCTGGATTGGCGTGGCGGCGTCAGGCAGTTCTGCCGGGATGGCATGCAGGCTGGCGTGACCCGCTTCGCTCAGCGTGAGCCCACCGGCCCACTGGTAATCGACCAGGCGCTGCGCGGAACGGAGGATCATTCGTACCGGAATGCCGGCCCTGGCGAGGCGGGTGGCCCATAGGCTGCCGAGTGCGCCTGCGCCAAGCACGTGCCAGGTCACGTGCTTCAGGCCGATTGCTTCAGACGCTGCGGGACGATACGACCGGTGCTGTAGGCGCTCGGTAGCATGGCTGCAGCACGTTCGATGATCGTTTCGGGCGAGATTGGCAATGCATCGGTGTCGAGGCTGACCAGGCTGATGCCGGCCTTGATTGAGACGAACCCCTCGCTGGTCTTCAATGCCCTGAGGTTCAGACCTTCGTGCAAGCGCTTGAAGCTGCTCGGCGAGCAGCCCTTGAGGTCGTTGACCAGCGCCAGTAGGCCGAACTGGCTTTCATCGATCCGGCACACCACGTCGAGCGGGCGTACCAGTTGCTGCAGGCGGGTAGCGATGGCACACAGAATCTCAGCGTAGACCGCCTCGCCGTAACGCTCGCGTAGCATGTCCGCATCGGGCAGTCCGATCTGCAGGTAGTACAGCGCTGAACCGCGATTTTCCATCTGCCGCAGGCTGGCAGCCAAGCGTTGCTGCAGGTAACGGCTATTGCCCAGGCCGGTCAGCGGGTCCTGCAGGCTTTGCTGTTCGAGCGTGGCGACATTCTCCGTGAGCTGATGATTCTCCTGCTTGAGTCGCTGAAGGGAGCCACACAGGCGGTCGGCGGCGAAGATGCGTGGCAACAACTGTTCGTTCATTGCCGATTTGCTGATGAAGTCGTCGACGCCGTGGTCGAACGCTTGCCCTAGGGCATTCTCGCTATCGCGGCCAGTCAGCAGGATGACGTAGCTGTAGTGGCCGCCCAGAGCATCGCGTTGGCGAATCTGGCCGGTCAGTTCGAGGCCGTCCATTTCCGGCATCAGCCAATCGGCTAACAGCACGTGAGCAGGCCGTTGCGCATGCTGCACAAGCGCGTCGGCAGCACTGCTGGCGAAGCGGATGTCCTGATAGCCAGCCTTGCTCAGTGCGCGACCTATCATGACGCTGGAAAACTTGGCGTCATCGACTACGAGGATGCTCAGAAGGGGGTTGGGCATGGCAAGCTCAATCAATTGAAGAGGGGACGTCCTGTCACTCCTTGCCGTAGGGCGGGCGCTGACACGTCGAATCGTTATAATGACCGCGCTTTCTTAACCGTCAAGACATACGCGCTCGGCTCATGCGGCCTGTCGCGCTACTTTAGTGGAGGAATCCCATGCCCTCGTTCGACGTGGTGTCCGAACTGGACAAACACGAAGTCACCAACGCGATCGATAACGCCATGAAGGAACTGGATCGTCGTTACGATCTGCGCGGCAAAGGCAGCTTCGAGCACAAGGACCTGACCGTGCAGCTGACGGCAGACGCTGAGTTCCAATTGGAGCAGATGCTCGAGATCCTCAAGTTGAGCCTGGTCGAGCGCAAGATTGATATCCAGTGCCTGGAGATCAAGGATGCCTACCCATCCGGCAAGAGTACCAAGCAGGAAGTGGTGCTGCGTGAAGGGATCGAAAAGGAACTGGCGAAGAAGATCGTTGCGCACATCAAGGACGCCAAGCTCAAGGTGCAGGCTGCCATCCAGGGTGAGCAGGTACGCGTGACCGGCAAGAAGCGTGACGATCTGCAGGAAGCGATCGCCGCCCTGCGTGGTCATGAATTCGGCATGCCGCTGCAGTTCAACAACTTCCGCGACTAATTCCCCTTCGCGCCTCGGCGCGAGCGTTCATCCCCCGCGTTCGTCGGCGCCCGTCCTCAGGGCGCCGATGCTTGAAGGAGTAACTCCATGGACCTCTCCGTCGACTACCTGGTCGATCTTTCCGAATCCTGGCTGCCCATCGTGTTGCAGTATGGCGCGCAGGTGACACTGGCGCTGCTGACATTCCTGTTCGGCTGGTGGTTGATCAACACCCTGACCGCCAAGGTGAGCAGCCTATTGCAGCGCAGGCAGGTGGACCCGACCCTGCATGGCTTTATCGGCAGCCTTGCCAGTGTGGTGCTCAAGGTGTTGCTGCTGGTCAGCGTGGCTTCGATGATTGGCGTGGAAACCACCTCCTTCATCGCGGTGATCGGTGCCGCCGGCCTTGCGATCGGCCTGGCCTTGCAGGGCAGCCTGGCGAACTTCGCCGGTGGTGTGCTGATCCTGCTGTTCCGTCCGTTTCGCGTTGGCGAGTGGATCGAGGCGCAGGGCACCGCGGGTACGGTGAATTCCATCCAGATTTTTCATACCGTGCTCAAAACCGGGGATAACAAGACGGTGGTGGTGCCCAACGGGGCGCTTTCCAATGGGCACATCACCAACTTTTCCCGCGAGCCCCGCCGCCGTGCCGACATCAATGTCGGCATCGACTACAGCAGTGACATCAAGCTGGCACGACAGGTATTGCTGGAAATAGCCGAGGACCCGCGGGTGCTGCGCGAGCCTGAGCCGGTGGTGTTCGTTACCGGGCTTGGGGACAGTTCGGTGAACCTGTCCCTGCGTGTTTGGGTTGCGACAGGCGACTTCTGGCCGGTGACCTTCAGCTTCACCGAGCAGGCCAAGGAGCGATTGACTGCCGCTGGCGTCGGTATCCCGTTCCCGCAGCGTGTGGTGCATCTGGTACAGAGCTGACGCGTTCGTGTTGTGCAGACAGAAAGAAGCCGGCATATGCCGGCTTCTTCGTTCTTCAGGACTGTTCTGAGGTGGCGTCGCGCTGCGGCTCATCCGGCTGCTGCCGTGTTCTCGACCACTGCCAGGCGATCAGCACCAGGGTCGGAATGCCGAGCAGTGCGGTGATCAGGAAAAAGTCGCTGTAGCCAACCTTCTCCACCATCACCCCGGAATACCCCCCAAGCAGGCGCGGCAACAGCAGCATCAGTGAGCTGAGCAATGCATATTGCGTGGCGGAGAACTTCAGATTGGTCAGGCTCGACAGGTAGGCGACGAATGCTGTGGACGCCAGACCACCGCTGAAGTTGTCGCAGGAGATGGTGACGATGAGCATTTGCAGGTTCGCGCCCATCTCGACCAGCAGCATGAACATTAGATTGGTCGCCGCCGAGGCGACTCCGCCGATGAAGAGAATCGGCAGAATGCTGAAACGCACGATCAGCAAGCCGCCAAATGCTGCGCCGAGCAGCGTCATGATCAGGCCGAAAAGCTTGCTGACGCTGGCGATCTCGTCCTTGGAAAAGCCCTGGTCGATGTAGAACACGTTGGCCATCACACCCATCACCGTGTCCGACATGCGGTAGGTGGCTATCAATCCGAGCAGCAACAGTGCCTGCCAGCGGTAGCGGACGATGAAGTCGGTAATTGGCGTCAGTACTGGGCCCATCAGGATACGCCCGGGTGCTGAGAGACAGCCCCAGCAGATCAGCAGATACATGGTGCCGCGTGGCCAGTAGCCGCCCCAGTAGGACTGGAACATGCCGGTGGTGGAAACCATCAGGATGATCAGCAAGATCACTGACACGGCCTGATGGGCGAAGTCGAAACGCAGCGGGCGCTGCCTCTGAGCTGCCTGACCAAAGATGTGGCGCACCGGTGCGAACAGGGCCCGCCCCATCGGTGAAATCGTCCCGAGAATGAACAGCGCGTACAGCGTTGCCCGCGGCCAGGCCTGGGCGATCAGCGCGTTGATCATCGCCGGTACCGAGATGAGCAGCACCAGCAGCAGGCCAACCGCCGCCAACTGGTGGTTGAAGCTGAAACGTGACGGCTCATTGGGTAGCGGGGTGCCAGCCTCCGGCTCGCGAATCACCAGGCTGGTGATCAGGCCGGGGATGATCAGTACAGCGAACGCCAGATAGGTCGTGGCCCACGCGGCCTGGTTGTAATCGACGCTGCTTGAACCCAGCCACTCAGCGAGGAACAGTGCGCCGGCGCTGGCCAGCAGCATGGCGACCCGGTAGCCGGTCATGTAGCTAGCGGCCAGGGTCGCCTGTAATTTGTCTTCGGCAATCTCCAGGCGGTACGCATCAATGGCGATGTCCTGGGTGGCCGAGGAAAAGGCCACAACCACTGCCAGGGCGATGAGCATCGTCAGGTTGTGCTGCGGATTGCACAGCGCCATGCCGATCAGACCGATGGCGATGAGCGCCTGCGACAGCACCAGCCATGACCGGCGCCGGCCAAGGCTGCCGATCCAGGGCAGGCGCCACTGATCGAGCATCGGCGACCAGACCCACTTGAAGGCATAGGCCAGGCTGATCCAGCTGGCGAAGCCGATGGTTTCCCTGGAAACCCCGGCTTCGCGCAGCCAGACCGAAAGCGTGGAGAACACCAGTACAGCGGGGAGGCCCGCGGCGAAACCCAGCAACAGCAGGGCCAGCGTAGCGGGGCTGGCGTAGGCGGCTAGCGCATCGCGCCAGGTTTCACGGGACATACATCGAGGTTCTGTACAGTTCGGACGAAGGGCGCACTCTAACCGCTGTGCTCCGTGGAATGCCAGCCGTGCCGACGCATGTCCACCCGGTCGTTGACGATGGTGAGGCCCTCGGCGCGCAGGCGCATACGCTGTTCATGCCCGGCTGCGGAACCGGCTGGCAGGCTGAGCCGCCCCCCCGCAGCGATAACCCGGTGCCAGGGCAGACTGGTGCCGTCGGGTAATTGCGACATCAACCGGCCCACCCAGCGGGCAGCGCGGCCGAGCCCGGCCATGGCGGCCAGTTCGCCGTAGCTTGTGACCTTGCCTGGCGGGATCTGTGACATCACCAGGTATACGGCGGCACGACGCGCCTCGGCATCGGCAGAGGGCGGCAGCAGCGGTGCGTGATCAATCATCTTGGCTTCCGGGCGACGGGGGACTGGTCAGGCAGAGAACTCGCGGTCCATTCGGCGGTCTTTGCTTGCTGTAGTTGAACGCATAGGGATAATGCCAGCCTTTCAACCGCCTTCGACAGATTCCCATCCTTAATATGCTCACCAGAACCCTGCTTTGCACGACCCTTTGCGCTGTTGCCCTGCCATCGTTCGCCGACACGGTGTGGCTGAAGAACGGTGATCGCCTGACCGGCAAGATCAGCGTGCTCGATGGCGGCAAATTGCTCATCGAAACCGAATACGGTGGCTCGATTCCGCTGAAGTGGAACCAGATCGCCACGCTGGAAAGCGACCAGAAGCTACTCGTCAAACAGGACAACGTGACCGGTGAGGTCGCGCACGCATTGCGGGCTTCCGAGCAGGGCAAAGTCACGCTGATCAACGGTGCCGCTCCGCGTACCGTGGAGCTGGCGAGCATTTCGCAGATCATTCATCCCAAACCGCTGATTCAGGATTTCACCTGGAAGGGCAACATCGACGTGGCGATGGATTACAAACGCGCCGAAACCGATACCGATGACTATGACGTCTCTTTCGATACCAAGGCTCGTCATGGCCTGTGGCGCCACAACGGCACCGGCAACTACAACCGCGAATACCGCGATGGCGTGACCGTTACCGACAACTGGGATGCCGAATACGCGCTGGACCGGTTCCTCGACCAGCATTGGTTCTGGCAGGGGCGTCTCAGCTACAAGCGTGATCAGATCGAAGACGTTCGCCGCCAGCGCACCATTGGTACCGGTCCGGGTTACCAGTTCTGGGACAACGAACTGGGCGCGTTCTCGCTGGCCGCGTTGATCAACCGCAGCGACTATGAGTTCGCTGATGGCGACAAGGAAAATTTCTACCTGGCGGCAGCCAAGTGGGACTATAACCGTTACCTGGTAGGCAAGACCTTCGAGCTGTACAGCACCGGTGAACTTGGCAAGCCGCTAGAGAATGTCGCCGATTACGCGCTCGATGCCGAGATCGGCTTGCGCTACAAGGTGACCGACTGGGCCTCGCTGAACATGAAGGCGCAGAAGGACATCATCAGCGGCGCGGACAACGACCTCGACGAGACCCGCTACAGCATCGGGTTCGGGGTGGGCTGGTAAGCCAGACCGGCTGTTGTGCATATATAAAGAAGGCAGCCAATGGCTGCCTTTCTTTTTGCGCGAGGGATGCAATCAGAGGCGCAGGCCGCCATCGAGTTCGAGAATGCGTCCGGTGTAGTAGTCGTTCTCGAAGATGTACGCCACCGAATGAGCTATCTCCGCCGGTTTGCCCATGCGCCTGAGCGGAATGCCGGCGGTCATCTTCTCCAGGGCTTCAGGCTTCATGCTGGCGACCATTTCCGTCTCGATGAAGCCCGGTGCCACACCGGCGACACGAATGCCGTAGCGTGCCAGCTCCTTCGCCCAAACCACCGTGGCAGACGCCACCCCGGCTTTGGCAGCGGAGTAATTGGTCTGGCCCATATTGCCGGCGCGGGAGATCGACGAGATGTTGATGATCGCGCCTTCGCTCTTCAGCTCGACCATCTTTGCCGCGACTTCACGGGTGCAGAGGAACACACCGGTCAGGTTGACGTCGATCACCGCCTGCCACTGCGCCAGGCTCATCTTGCTGATCTCGCCGTCCTTGACCTTCAGCAGCAGGCCATCGCGCAGGATACCGGCGTTGTTCACCAGCCCATGCAGGCCATCGAAGTCATCGGCCACACATGAAACCATGGCGGTCACCTGTTCCTCGTTGGCGACGTTGCACAGGTAGGCGCGGGCGTCTCCGCCGACTGCCTTGCAGGCAGCGACAGCTTCGTCCAGGCGCTCCTGATTCAGGTCCACCAGTGCAAGTCGCGCGCCCTTGCTCGCCAGGTACTCGCCCATGGCGCGGCCGAGACCCTGGCCGCCGCCGGTGACGATGATGACTTTGTCTTGAAGCTGCATGCCTATCTCCATGTGCTCGTTCTGCGGGAACGACGCCCGCGGGGGAA
This region includes:
- a CDS encoding mechanosensitive ion channel family protein; translated protein: MDLSVDYLVDLSESWLPIVLQYGAQVTLALLTFLFGWWLINTLTAKVSSLLQRRQVDPTLHGFIGSLASVVLKVLLLVSVASMIGVETTSFIAVIGAAGLAIGLALQGSLANFAGGVLILLFRPFRVGEWIEAQGTAGTVNSIQIFHTVLKTGDNKTVVVPNGALSNGHITNFSREPRRRADINVGIDYSSDIKLARQVLLEIAEDPRVLREPEPVVFVTGLGDSSVNLSLRVWVATGDFWPVTFSFTEQAKERLTAAGVGIPFPQRVVHLVQS
- a CDS encoding AmpG family muropeptide MFS transporter; its protein translation is MSRETWRDALAAYASPATLALLLLGFAAGLPAVLVFSTLSVWLREAGVSRETIGFASWISLAYAFKWVWSPMLDQWRLPWIGSLGRRRSWLVLSQALIAIGLIGMALCNPQHNLTMLIALAVVVAFSSATQDIAIDAYRLEIAEDKLQATLAASYMTGYRVAMLLASAGALFLAEWLGSSSVDYNQAAWATTYLAFAVLIIPGLITSLVIREPEAGTPLPNEPSRFSFNHQLAAVGLLLVLLISVPAMINALIAQAWPRATLYALFILGTISPMGRALFAPVRHIFGQAAQRQRPLRFDFAHQAVSVILLIILMVSTTGMFQSYWGGYWPRGTMYLLICWGCLSAPGRILMGPVLTPITDFIVRYRWQALLLLGLIATYRMSDTVMGVMANVFYIDQGFSKDEIASVSKLFGLIMTLLGAAFGGLLIVRFSILPILFIGGVASAATNLMFMLLVEMGANLQMLIVTISCDNFSGGLASTAFVAYLSSLTNLKFSATQYALLSSLMLLLPRLLGGYSGVMVEKVGYSDFFLITALLGIPTLVLIAWQWSRTRQQPDEPQRDATSEQS
- a CDS encoding MGMT family protein; the protein is MIDHAPLLPPSADAEARRAAVYLVMSQIPPGKVTSYGELAAMAGLGRAARWVGRLMSQLPDGTSLPWHRVIAAGGRLSLPAGSAAGHEQRMRLRAEGLTIVNDRVDMRRHGWHSTEHSG
- a CDS encoding DUF481 domain-containing protein — protein: MLTRTLLCTTLCAVALPSFADTVWLKNGDRLTGKISVLDGGKLLIETEYGGSIPLKWNQIATLESDQKLLVKQDNVTGEVAHALRASEQGKVTLINGAAPRTVELASISQIIHPKPLIQDFTWKGNIDVAMDYKRAETDTDDYDVSFDTKARHGLWRHNGTGNYNREYRDGVTVTDNWDAEYALDRFLDQHWFWQGRLSYKRDQIEDVRRQRTIGTGPGYQFWDNELGAFSLAALINRSDYEFADGDKENFYLAAAKWDYNRYLVGKTFELYSTGELGKPLENVADYALDAEIGLRYKVTDWASLNMKAQKDIISGADNDLDETRYSIGFGVGW
- a CDS encoding SDR family oxidoreductase; its protein translation is MQLQDKVIIVTGGGQGLGRAMGEYLASKGARLALVDLNQERLDEAVAACKAVGGDARAYLCNVANEEQVTAMVSCVADDFDGLHGLVNNAGILRDGLLLKVKDGEISKMSLAQWQAVIDVNLTGVFLCTREVAAKMVELKSEGAIINISSISRAGNMGQTNYSAAKAGVASATVVWAKELARYGIRVAGVAPGFIETEMVASMKPEALEKMTAGIPLRRMGKPAEIAHSVAYIFENDYYTGRILELDGGLRL